A stretch of the Archangium violaceum genome encodes the following:
- the tssC gene encoding type VI secretion system contractile sheath large subunit — protein MSTQTQTQNPAGAAAAVSPSLLDEILSEAKIKPKDEGYDVARRGVEAFITEMLAPNRSEERVDKALVDAMIAEIDRRLTSQVNEIMHHQDVQKLESAWRSLKFLVDRVDFRENIRVEMLNVSKEDLLKDFEDSPEVVKSGLYRLVYSNEYGVFGGKPYGLLLGNYDFGPGPQDIDLLRKCASVAAMAHAPFIANASPEMFGEQNFLNLPNLKDLKSLFEGPQYARWHSFRESEDARYVGLCMPRFLLRLPYGEKTIPVKAFNFNEDVVGHHDRYLWGHASTAFATRVADSFAKFRWSPNIIGPQSGGAVEMLPLHQYEAMGEIQTKVPTEVMLTERREYELSEEGFIGLVFRKDADNAAFFSANSAQKAKFFGSTPEGKAAETNYRLGTQLPYMFIMTRLAHYVKVLQREQIGSWKERSDLERELNQWMSQYIADMDDPAPAVRSRRPLRAARVTVEDVEGQPGWYRCSLQVRPHFKYMGASFTLSLVGKLDKE, from the coding sequence ATGAGCACCCAGACCCAGACCCAGAATCCAGCGGGCGCCGCGGCGGCCGTTTCGCCCTCCCTGCTCGACGAGATCCTCTCCGAGGCGAAGATCAAGCCCAAGGACGAGGGCTATGACGTCGCCCGCCGGGGCGTGGAAGCCTTCATCACCGAGATGCTGGCCCCCAACCGCTCCGAGGAGCGCGTGGACAAGGCCCTCGTCGACGCGATGATCGCGGAGATCGACCGGCGCCTGACGTCCCAGGTCAACGAGATCATGCACCACCAGGACGTCCAGAAGCTGGAGTCCGCGTGGCGCTCGCTGAAGTTCCTCGTGGACCGGGTGGACTTCCGCGAGAACATCCGCGTGGAGATGCTCAACGTCTCCAAGGAGGACCTGCTCAAGGACTTCGAGGACTCCCCCGAGGTGGTGAAGAGCGGCCTGTACCGGCTGGTGTACTCCAACGAGTACGGCGTGTTCGGTGGCAAGCCCTACGGCCTGCTGCTGGGCAACTACGACTTCGGCCCGGGCCCGCAGGACATCGACCTGCTGCGCAAGTGCGCGTCCGTGGCGGCCATGGCGCACGCGCCCTTCATCGCCAACGCCAGCCCGGAGATGTTCGGCGAGCAGAACTTCCTCAACCTGCCGAACCTCAAGGACCTCAAGTCCCTCTTCGAGGGTCCGCAGTACGCCCGGTGGCACTCGTTCCGCGAGAGCGAGGACGCGCGCTACGTGGGCCTGTGCATGCCGCGCTTCCTGCTGCGCCTGCCCTACGGTGAGAAGACCATCCCCGTGAAGGCCTTCAACTTCAACGAGGACGTGGTCGGCCACCATGACCGCTACCTGTGGGGCCACGCCTCCACGGCGTTCGCCACCCGCGTGGCGGACTCGTTCGCCAAGTTCCGCTGGAGCCCGAACATCATCGGCCCGCAGTCCGGTGGCGCGGTGGAGATGCTGCCGCTGCACCAGTACGAGGCCATGGGGGAGATCCAGACCAAGGTCCCCACCGAGGTGATGCTCACCGAGCGGCGCGAGTACGAGCTGAGCGAGGAGGGCTTCATCGGCCTGGTGTTCCGCAAGGACGCGGACAACGCGGCCTTCTTCTCGGCCAACTCGGCGCAGAAGGCCAAGTTCTTCGGCAGCACGCCGGAGGGTAAGGCGGCGGAGACCAACTACCGCCTCGGTACGCAGCTGCCCTACATGTTCATCATGACGCGGCTGGCGCACTACGTGAAGGTGCTCCAGCGCGAGCAGATTGGCAGCTGGAAGGAGCGCTCGGACCTGGAGCGCGAGCTCAACCAGTGGATGAGCCAGTACATCGCCGACATGGACGACCCGGCGCCCGCCGTGCGTTCGCGCCGCCCGCTGCGCGCCGCCCGCGTGACGGTTGAGGATGTGGAGGGTCAGCCCGGCTGGTATCGTTGCAGCCTGCAGGTGCGCCCGCACTTCAAGTACATGGGCGCGTCCTTCACCCTGTCGTTGGTGGGCAAGCTGGACAAGGAGTGA
- the tssB gene encoding type VI secretion system contractile sheath small subunit: MSKESSVAPTERVNIVYKPATGNMQEQVELPLKMLMMGDFTGRQDDRPLEDRAPINVDKMNFTEVMAQQDLKVDISVTDKLSNEDGANLAVSLQFKSLADFAPESIVNQVPELRKLLELRSALHALKGPLGNVPAFRKKLQAMLADDEGRKRLIDELGLKADGNGDSKK; this comes from the coding sequence ATGAGCAAAGAGAGTTCCGTCGCCCCTACCGAGCGCGTCAACATCGTCTACAAGCCCGCAACGGGTAACATGCAGGAGCAGGTCGAGCTGCCCCTCAAGATGCTGATGATGGGTGACTTCACCGGCCGGCAGGATGACCGCCCGCTGGAGGATCGCGCTCCCATCAACGTCGACAAGATGAACTTCACCGAGGTCATGGCGCAGCAGGACCTCAAGGTGGACATCTCCGTCACGGACAAGCTGTCCAACGAGGACGGCGCCAACCTGGCCGTGTCCCTGCAGTTCAAGAGCCTGGCGGACTTCGCGCCCGAGAGCATCGTCAACCAGGTGCCCGAGCTCCGGAAGCTGCTGGAGCTGCGCAGCGCGCTGCACGCGCTCAAGGGGCCCCTGGGCAACGTCCCCGCCTTCCGCAAGAAGCTCCAGGCGATGCTCGCCGACGACGAGGGCCGCAAGCGCCTCATCGACGAGCTTGGCCTCAAGGCCGATGGCAACGGTGATTCCAAGAAGTAG
- the tssM gene encoding type VI secretion system membrane subunit TssM: protein MIWALVITFLVGLAWGAVAMLGAPPILTGLITAGVFLLFALCKWIVGKIKSRKAAKKLEGALEAQAEEQVKTVRPDLQPEIKAMQAEFSKAVEALKTSKLSRGRKDALAVLPWYLIVGPPGAGKSTALRNSGLKFPYLSAKGGGVRGVGGTRNCDWWLTNEAVILDTAGRYVSSEDDKPEWFAFLDTLTKYRPKRPINGLIVAVSVSELMGVDPQVAGELGQSIRERLDEITSRLRTLVPVYLMVTKCDLLPGFTEMYADLTRSERGQIWGFTVPMGAQAEASTDLLLERFDELVNVLEQRTVKRLGQERRLEARENIYQFPQRFAELRKNLAEFVQPLFLDNVYQDTPVMRGLYFTSGTQEVKPMERLSGSSGELFGDSRPQPEPSAEGRSYFLWDIFTKVMFQDQEMAARSSIEEQRYRRRQLILTATYFTAAALLLVLPIISYFQNRTLARDVRDAITAVRLDDRDDLSRITDLTPLQAQLQELTKHKTEGAPFWLRFGLYEGDKLFPLAQSFYNTALRRVLLGNQYERIEQNLNLFAQNQDSPDWKPGSDDYARHFDALKMYLLITWPHTPREPALDDAHQDWLVDQMVRHWTHVKGSGGEANLQQAITRHARTYIQMLAAEPEQLAFARNNNIVRATRRALNRVPVTTLEMDRIVSDVSREYPDQTLDDIVGAVPAMRATKRVRGAFTKVAWDQVVRSRLESAFKNKEAWVLDRDAKEDEEQSRAELRTRYYQQYIQEWKDFLQSITVRPPDNVDQMQALLESLTRGKPPAFGKLFRALSYNVQLVRTPKQEEKSAARRALEQVFSNEKKDEPRLIDPNASTGEYTLGPRDVEKEFATLIKFTTEESRSEDGEEKLTALDFYQDQLALVLISLLGVKEKPSESGALLEKIKTTRESVAMLVKKYESGGPILEKLLLPPFQDMRSIVFAGVAQTKSNDWCEAVTKPFAQLMANRYPFVRESMQDAPLAELSEFLRPSGGTLRKFIQQNLADEVVTSGRKWTFANLNTRDMYREDLLTFLEKSNNLAITLFPGDTVDPLVRFQVRVRAGTSPDTSPSEISAITLTIDGTDEMYRNGPDNIWKPMSWPGQAGKLGAHIHVENASGATADIDEPGEWGLFRLLERVKRIEPSGDGRFFTAVWEIEDMNGALVAIDFRPERTANPFFGLSGNNTSRLLQIFRDPGLTPPNGIARGGKGCIEMVSTNGAP from the coding sequence ATGATCTGGGCACTCGTCATCACGTTCCTGGTGGGACTGGCCTGGGGCGCGGTCGCCATGCTGGGAGCTCCGCCGATCCTCACGGGGCTCATCACCGCGGGCGTGTTCCTGCTGTTCGCGCTCTGCAAGTGGATCGTCGGGAAGATCAAGTCGCGCAAGGCGGCCAAGAAGCTCGAGGGCGCGCTGGAGGCGCAGGCCGAGGAGCAGGTCAAGACGGTCCGGCCGGACCTGCAGCCGGAGATCAAGGCCATGCAGGCCGAGTTCTCCAAGGCGGTGGAGGCGCTCAAGACCTCCAAGCTGTCGCGGGGCCGCAAGGATGCGCTCGCGGTGCTGCCCTGGTACCTCATCGTCGGACCGCCGGGCGCGGGCAAGAGCACCGCGCTGCGCAACTCGGGTCTGAAGTTCCCCTACCTCTCCGCCAAGGGTGGCGGCGTACGAGGTGTGGGCGGCACGCGCAACTGCGATTGGTGGCTCACGAACGAAGCCGTCATCCTCGACACCGCCGGCCGCTACGTGAGCAGCGAGGACGACAAGCCCGAGTGGTTCGCCTTCCTCGACACGCTGACGAAGTACCGCCCGAAGCGGCCCATCAACGGCCTCATCGTGGCGGTGAGCGTCAGCGAGCTGATGGGGGTGGATCCCCAGGTCGCCGGCGAGCTGGGGCAGAGCATCCGCGAGCGCCTGGATGAGATCACCTCGCGTCTGCGCACGCTGGTGCCCGTGTACCTGATGGTCACCAAGTGTGATCTCCTCCCCGGCTTCACGGAGATGTACGCGGACCTGACGCGCTCCGAGCGCGGGCAGATCTGGGGCTTCACCGTGCCCATGGGCGCCCAGGCGGAGGCGTCCACGGACCTGCTGCTGGAGCGCTTCGACGAGCTGGTGAACGTGCTGGAGCAGCGCACGGTCAAGCGGCTGGGCCAGGAGCGCCGGCTGGAGGCGCGCGAGAACATCTACCAGTTCCCGCAGCGCTTCGCCGAGCTGCGCAAGAACCTGGCCGAGTTCGTCCAGCCGCTCTTCCTGGACAACGTGTACCAGGACACGCCGGTGATGCGCGGGTTGTACTTCACCAGCGGAACCCAGGAGGTCAAGCCGATGGAGCGGCTGTCGGGCTCCTCGGGGGAGCTCTTCGGGGACTCGCGTCCGCAGCCCGAGCCGAGCGCGGAGGGCCGCAGCTACTTCCTGTGGGACATCTTCACCAAGGTGATGTTCCAGGACCAGGAGATGGCCGCCCGCAGCTCCATCGAGGAGCAGCGCTACCGCCGCCGTCAGCTGATACTCACGGCCACCTACTTCACCGCCGCGGCCCTGCTGCTGGTGCTCCCCATCATCTCCTACTTCCAGAACCGGACGTTGGCGCGCGACGTGCGCGATGCCATCACCGCCGTGCGTCTGGATGACCGGGACGACCTCTCGCGCATCACGGACCTGACCCCGCTGCAGGCCCAGCTCCAGGAGTTGACGAAGCACAAGACGGAGGGAGCCCCCTTCTGGTTGCGCTTCGGTCTGTACGAGGGTGACAAGCTCTTCCCGCTGGCGCAGTCCTTCTACAACACCGCCCTGCGCCGGGTGCTGCTCGGCAACCAGTACGAGCGCATCGAGCAGAACCTCAACCTGTTCGCGCAGAACCAGGACTCGCCGGACTGGAAGCCCGGCTCCGATGACTACGCGCGCCACTTCGATGCGCTGAAGATGTACCTGCTCATTACCTGGCCGCACACGCCGCGTGAGCCGGCGCTCGACGACGCCCACCAGGACTGGCTGGTGGACCAGATGGTCCGTCACTGGACCCACGTGAAGGGCTCGGGCGGAGAGGCCAACCTGCAGCAGGCCATCACCCGCCACGCCCGCACGTACATCCAGATGCTGGCGGCGGAGCCGGAGCAGCTCGCCTTCGCGCGCAACAACAACATCGTGCGTGCCACGCGCAGAGCGCTCAACCGCGTCCCCGTGACCACGCTGGAGATGGATCGCATCGTCTCCGACGTGAGCCGCGAGTACCCGGACCAGACGCTGGATGACATCGTCGGCGCCGTGCCCGCCATGCGCGCCACCAAGCGCGTCCGCGGTGCCTTCACCAAGGTCGCGTGGGATCAGGTGGTGCGCTCGCGGCTGGAGTCCGCCTTCAAGAACAAGGAAGCCTGGGTGCTGGACCGGGACGCCAAGGAAGACGAGGAGCAGTCCCGCGCCGAGCTGCGCACGCGCTACTACCAACAGTACATCCAGGAGTGGAAGGACTTCCTCCAGTCCATCACCGTCCGGCCGCCGGATAACGTGGACCAGATGCAGGCGCTGCTCGAGAGCCTCACGCGTGGCAAGCCGCCCGCCTTCGGCAAGCTGTTCCGGGCGCTCTCCTACAACGTGCAATTGGTACGCACGCCGAAGCAGGAGGAGAAGAGCGCGGCCCGCAGGGCCCTCGAGCAGGTCTTCTCCAACGAGAAGAAGGACGAGCCGAGGCTCATCGACCCGAATGCGTCCACGGGTGAGTACACGCTCGGGCCCCGCGACGTGGAGAAGGAGTTCGCCACCCTCATCAAGTTCACCACCGAGGAGTCGCGCTCCGAGGACGGCGAGGAGAAGCTGACGGCGCTCGACTTCTACCAGGACCAGCTCGCGTTGGTGCTCATCTCCCTGCTGGGCGTGAAGGAGAAGCCCTCGGAGTCCGGCGCCCTGCTCGAGAAGATCAAGACCACGCGCGAGAGCGTGGCCATGCTCGTCAAGAAGTACGAGAGCGGCGGACCCATCCTGGAGAAGCTGCTGCTGCCGCCCTTCCAGGACATGCGCTCCATCGTCTTCGCCGGCGTGGCGCAGACCAAGAGCAACGATTGGTGCGAGGCCGTCACCAAGCCCTTCGCCCAGCTCATGGCCAACCGCTATCCGTTCGTGCGCGAGTCGATGCAGGACGCCCCCCTGGCGGAGCTCTCGGAGTTCCTGCGGCCCTCGGGAGGCACGCTGCGCAAGTTCATCCAGCAGAACCTGGCCGACGAGGTCGTCACCTCCGGCCGCAAGTGGACGTTCGCCAACCTCAACACGCGCGACATGTACCGCGAGGACCTGCTCACCTTCCTGGAGAAGTCCAACAACCTGGCCATCACCCTCTTCCCGGGTGACACCGTGGATCCGCTCGTCCGCTTCCAGGTGCGCGTGCGCGCGGGCACGTCGCCGGACACCTCGCCGTCCGAGATCTCCGCCATCACCCTGACGATCGACGGCACCGACGAGATGTACCGCAACGGTCCGGACAACATCTGGAAGCCGATGAGCTGGCCCGGCCAGGCCGGAAAGCTGGGCGCGCACATCCACGTGGAGAACGCCTCCGGTGCCACCGCGGACATCGATGAGCCCGGCGAGTGGGGCCTGTTCCGCCTGCTCGAGCGCGTGAAGCGCATCGAGCCCAGCGGAGACGGCCGCTTCTTCACCGCCGTCTGGGAGATCGAGGACATGAACGGGGCGCTCGTCGCCATCGACTTCCGCCCCGAGCGCACCGCCAACCCGTTCTTCGGTCTGTCTGGCAACAACACCTCTCGACTGCTGCAGATCTTCCGGGATCCGGGCCTGACGCCCCCGAACGGCATCGCCCGGGGTGGCAAGGGTTGCATCGAGATGGTGAGCACCAACGGAGCTCCTTGA
- the tssD gene encoding type VI secretion system tube protein TssD — translation MAETVHLYLKANGTDIKGDSTQTSLGRQDSIECVSFEHEVITARESGSGLATGRRQYPPMRIVKRIDKSSPLLMKALCENQVIDATFKFFRPNPTGDGTTEQFYTIAIKKGRINSIKQHVPDSFVPASTNLPAMEEVTFVFHTIDWTITNGGVTHTDTWDAQR, via the coding sequence ATGGCTGAGACAGTACACCTGTACCTGAAGGCGAACGGCACGGACATCAAGGGTGACAGCACCCAGACGAGCCTGGGTCGCCAGGACTCCATCGAGTGCGTGTCCTTCGAGCACGAGGTCATCACCGCGCGCGAGTCGGGCTCCGGCCTGGCGACGGGTCGCCGTCAGTACCCGCCGATGCGCATCGTGAAGCGCATCGACAAGTCGTCCCCGCTGCTCATGAAGGCCCTGTGCGAGAACCAGGTCATCGACGCGACCTTCAAGTTCTTCCGCCCCAACCCGACCGGTGATGGCACCACCGAGCAGTTCTACACCATCGCCATCAAGAAGGGCCGCATCAACAGCATCAAGCAGCACGTGCCGGACAGCTTCGTGCCGGCCAGCACCAACCTGCCCGCCATGGAGGAGGTCACCTTCGTGTTCCACACGATCGACTGGACCATCACCAACGGCGGCGTGACGCACACCGACACCTGGGACGCGCAGCGCTAG
- a CDS encoding DotU family type IV/VI secretion system protein — translation MQRVTEATKDCFDAAIRIRNSDAAAVPPPEVLHHRLRGVVDEMLRRAAVLGFSHQDAQDMAYALVALLDEVALTRPEPYRSFWMTNLLQLQYFNENVAGDGFFHRLQAIRKDPHRAEVLQVYYLCMLFGFQGRYRIRGGELELMTLIDSVQKDLERAKPFDFDVLSPHGERPSESMLAGKRRLSPMIISLGALALAVLVYGGLVVSLDGAVDTFLNEIKLHMATHTGETR, via the coding sequence ATGCAACGAGTCACCGAAGCCACCAAGGACTGCTTCGACGCGGCGATCCGCATCCGCAACTCGGATGCCGCCGCGGTTCCCCCTCCCGAGGTGCTGCATCACCGCCTGCGCGGCGTCGTGGACGAGATGCTGCGGCGCGCGGCCGTGCTGGGTTTCAGCCACCAGGACGCCCAGGACATGGCCTATGCCCTGGTCGCCCTGCTCGACGAGGTCGCGCTCACCCGGCCCGAGCCCTACCGCTCGTTCTGGATGACCAACCTGCTGCAGCTCCAGTACTTCAACGAGAACGTCGCCGGTGACGGCTTCTTCCACCGCTTGCAGGCCATCCGGAAGGATCCACACCGCGCCGAGGTGCTGCAGGTCTACTACCTGTGCATGCTCTTCGGCTTCCAGGGCCGCTACCGCATCCGCGGCGGCGAGCTGGAGCTGATGACGCTCATCGACTCGGTCCAGAAGGACCTGGAGCGAGCCAAACCCTTCGACTTCGACGTGCTGTCGCCACACGGTGAGCGGCCCTCCGAGTCGATGCTCGCCGGCAAGCGCAGGCTGTCCCCGATGATCATCTCGCTCGGGGCGCTGGCGCTCGCCGTGCTCGTCTATGGCGGGCTGGTGGTCAGCCTGGATGGCGCCGTCGACACCTTCCTGAACGAGATCAAGCTCCACATGGCCACCCACACGGGAGAGACGCGATGA
- the tssA gene encoding type VI secretion system protein TssA, with protein sequence MTPSNDIFRERANTWLQPISDEAPCGAPSKHHPTYDNIFAEVAKLESPTGDAVRWDEVVRNAGELLQTTTKDLWLASYFAFGLYMTEGLPGAITGATLLAELTERYWQGLFPEASRLRSRGLALSWYVERMKHVLPTVQAESTSPAVVEALSSAVSKLAEVTRTRLASQGPALGPILTSLERLRASMPQQAAAPTTAAPAQAPVPPTAPSTPAAPAESPATTGTTPAPAVTPPPTPAPPPAPAAPTPAPAAPSAAVAALAAQLPSAPTGELTSAEAAADFLRNIGSSLASASGVLRRANPADPLAYRLLRTGLWLHISQPPPTGANGRTSLPPLPAPLRTKLETLTNHSRWAELLDEAESAMTQHRFVLDLQRFSAHALTSLGPTHASAREALLLELSSLLKRMPAVVDLVAADGTPMADAATKEWLQREVLAKPTAAPRNIIIPAPLPRELDTPAQDASAEGETLAQHQARLASASTARARFVARLHLARMCVQAGQLTTARALYEALDAECTAQALDSWEPALAAACLEGFLTCVLAGKDSPDGLVGDFWIRYRRLAQLDPAAALRVQP encoded by the coding sequence ATGACGCCCTCCAACGACATCTTCCGCGAGCGCGCCAACACGTGGCTCCAGCCCATCTCCGACGAGGCTCCCTGCGGAGCCCCGTCCAAGCATCACCCCACCTACGACAACATCTTCGCCGAGGTGGCCAAGCTCGAGTCCCCCACGGGAGACGCCGTACGCTGGGACGAGGTCGTCCGCAACGCCGGGGAGCTGCTGCAGACGACCACCAAGGACCTGTGGCTGGCCTCCTACTTCGCCTTCGGGCTGTACATGACCGAGGGCCTGCCCGGCGCCATCACCGGGGCGACGCTGCTGGCGGAGCTCACCGAGCGCTACTGGCAGGGACTCTTCCCGGAGGCCTCGCGCCTGCGCAGCCGCGGGCTCGCGCTGTCCTGGTACGTGGAGCGCATGAAGCACGTGCTCCCCACCGTGCAGGCCGAGAGCACCTCGCCCGCGGTGGTGGAAGCCCTGTCCTCCGCAGTGTCGAAGCTCGCCGAGGTGACGCGCACGCGCCTCGCCTCACAGGGCCCGGCGCTCGGACCGATCCTCACGAGCCTCGAGCGGCTGCGCGCGAGCATGCCCCAGCAGGCCGCGGCGCCCACGACGGCCGCTCCCGCGCAGGCGCCCGTCCCACCCACCGCCCCTTCCACGCCGGCGGCCCCCGCGGAGAGCCCGGCGACGACGGGTACCACCCCCGCCCCCGCCGTCACGCCTCCACCCACGCCCGCTCCTCCACCCGCTCCCGCGGCGCCCACGCCGGCCCCCGCCGCGCCCTCCGCCGCGGTGGCGGCCCTGGCCGCGCAGCTCCCCTCCGCCCCCACCGGTGAGCTCACCAGCGCGGAGGCCGCCGCGGACTTCCTGCGCAACATCGGCTCGTCGCTGGCTTCCGCCTCCGGGGTGCTGCGCCGGGCCAATCCAGCCGACCCGCTCGCCTACAGACTGCTGCGCACCGGATTGTGGCTGCACATCTCACAGCCTCCTCCCACCGGCGCCAATGGCAGGACATCCCTCCCGCCGCTGCCCGCGCCGCTGCGCACCAAGTTGGAAACCCTGACAAACCATTCACGCTGGGCGGAGCTGCTCGACGAAGCAGAGTCCGCCATGACCCAGCATCGCTTCGTGCTGGATTTGCAGCGTTTCAGCGCGCATGCCCTGACATCGCTTGGCCCCACCCATGCGTCCGCACGTGAGGCATTGCTGCTGGAGCTGAGCAGTCTGCTCAAGCGCATGCCCGCGGTGGTGGACCTGGTGGCGGCGGATGGCACGCCCATGGCGGACGCGGCCACCAAGGAATGGCTGCAGCGCGAGGTGCTCGCGAAGCCCACCGCCGCGCCCCGGAACATCATCATCCCAGCGCCCCTTCCCCGAGAGCTCGACACCCCCGCGCAGGACGCGTCCGCCGAGGGGGAAACGCTCGCGCAACACCAGGCGCGTCTCGCCTCGGCCAGCACGGCCCGCGCGCGCTTCGTCGCGCGGCTGCACCTGGCACGTATGTGCGTCCAAGCAGGACAGCTCACCACGGCCCGCGCGCTCTACGAAGCGCTCGATGCCGAGTGCACCGCGCAAGCGCTGGACTCCTGGGAGCCCGCGCTCGCCGCCGCATGTCTCGAGGGGTTCCTCACCTGTGTCCTCGCCGGAAAAGATTCACCAGATGGTCTGGTAGGAGATTTTTGGATCCGTTATCGTCGTCTCGCCCAGCTCGACCCCGCTGCCGCCCTGCGCGTTCAACCCTGA
- the tagF gene encoding type VI secretion system-associated protein TagF translates to MTQAPHIGLLGKAPRHAEFVRHNAASPLARYLFRWMEESTGRLHGARSALPTAHASFVFTAPGESSVLVGVLAPSADSVGRAFPLAIFQELPASDVVGRYALLPETYQPFLRASVELLREAGSLDVPKLQERTAKLPTVRPGDIRVAERLREALLSEKRCAELLQHVNGNQAPEGRYYALHTFLTACAGERHREQGLAGVMLDCPYPPHMGPVTWLELATRLLRWSSLPPSFFWSDGQQPRLLLCLGAAPPTLLLHLAQPTRSGSNLWPLRTEKPAAMAQAKQALSASQRQVIDSSNSTLEQLLRALAR, encoded by the coding sequence ATGACGCAGGCGCCTCACATCGGGCTGCTGGGCAAGGCTCCGCGCCACGCGGAGTTCGTCCGGCACAACGCGGCCAGCCCCCTGGCCCGGTACCTCTTCCGCTGGATGGAGGAGAGCACCGGCCGGCTGCACGGGGCTCGGAGCGCACTGCCCACGGCTCACGCCAGCTTCGTCTTCACCGCACCCGGCGAGAGCTCGGTGTTGGTGGGCGTGCTGGCGCCGAGCGCGGACAGTGTGGGGCGTGCCTTTCCGCTGGCCATCTTCCAGGAGTTGCCCGCCTCGGACGTGGTCGGACGCTACGCGCTGCTGCCGGAGACCTATCAGCCCTTCCTCCGGGCCAGCGTGGAGCTGCTGCGGGAGGCCGGCTCGCTCGACGTGCCGAAGCTGCAGGAGCGCACGGCGAAGCTGCCCACCGTGCGGCCCGGTGACATCCGGGTGGCCGAGCGACTCCGGGAGGCACTGCTCTCCGAGAAGCGCTGCGCGGAGCTGCTCCAGCACGTCAATGGAAACCAGGCTCCCGAGGGGCGCTACTACGCGCTGCACACCTTCCTCACGGCCTGCGCGGGAGAGCGCCACCGCGAGCAGGGGCTGGCCGGCGTGATGCTGGACTGTCCCTATCCCCCGCACATGGGGCCCGTCACCTGGCTGGAGCTCGCCACGCGGCTGCTGCGCTGGTCATCCCTGCCTCCGTCCTTCTTCTGGTCCGACGGGCAGCAGCCGCGGCTCCTGCTCTGCCTGGGCGCCGCGCCCCCTACCCTCCTGCTGCACCTGGCCCAACCCACGCGCTCGGGGAGCAACCTCTGGCCCCTGCGCACCGAGAAGCCCGCCGCGATGGCGCAGGCGAAGCAGGCGCTGTCCGCCTCGCAGCGCCAGGTCATCGATTCCTCCAACAGCACGCTCGAGCAGCTCCTGCGTGCCCTCGCGCGATGA
- the tssE gene encoding type VI secretion system baseplate subunit TssE, translating to MAERGLLTRLASSSHGALAPRGNAVAAIAEHLRVLLNTRKGEAAAAPGFGIMDFNDIIHLFPAAIPRMQQSIRTAIQEFEPRLKNVVVMHVPDEQDPTALRFDIIAQLNIKDARGTVRFHTELQPGGRVDLW from the coding sequence ATGGCCGAACGAGGACTCCTGACACGTCTGGCCTCCAGCAGCCACGGCGCGCTCGCGCCCCGAGGCAACGCGGTGGCCGCCATCGCCGAGCACCTGCGGGTCCTGCTCAACACCCGCAAGGGAGAGGCAGCGGCCGCCCCTGGCTTCGGCATCATGGATTTCAACGACATCATCCACCTGTTCCCTGCGGCCATCCCGAGGATGCAGCAGTCCATCCGCACGGCCATCCAGGAGTTCGAGCCGCGGCTGAAGAACGTCGTCGTCATGCACGTCCCCGACGAGCAGGACCCGACCGCCCTGCGGTTCGACATCATCGCGCAGCTCAACATCAAGGACGCGCGCGGCACCGTGCGCTTCCATACCGAGTTGCAACCCGGCGGGCGGGTCGACCTCTGGTGA